A single region of the Devosia sp. FJ2-5-3 genome encodes:
- a CDS encoding helix-turn-helix transcriptional regulator codes for MAVKIAAEHAENRHLAGELYDTDSAMALSGADAEEFASLIETVYDAAIKRARWIDALQQVCAFMHCSAGSLLSSDRIGRFNLNVNWGHEPGYWESYQNHYFHLDPLNAWVFRSTAGDVLVASRSPLWPEVLASAYYREWVEPQGFVDCIGATLEKSPSGAAALACVRREDEGLVDDACSFRIGLILPHFRRALMISRLLDQHDLRVGDFVEAMDALSTCVFFLNAAGELVHSNQSGREILAAGEPLCLVGKSLTATDQSSQIDLRQAVHSMLDFRPESRLERVALTISGANGVSYATHLLPLTSGARRHIGLGAAAVIAVFVRATIIDVTSAVSAAAKFYNFTPAEARVLAEIVDHGGLENVAGRLGVSRRTVQTHLERLFEKTGSKRQADLVKLVAGYESPLRPRA; via the coding sequence ATGGCTGTCAAGATTGCTGCGGAGCATGCTGAAAATCGCCATCTGGCGGGCGAACTCTATGACACAGACAGTGCGATGGCCCTGTCCGGCGCCGACGCCGAAGAGTTCGCTTCCCTTATCGAAACGGTCTACGACGCCGCAATCAAACGGGCGAGATGGATAGATGCGCTCCAGCAGGTCTGCGCGTTCATGCATTGCTCGGCTGGGTCGCTGCTGAGCTCGGACCGCATTGGCAGGTTCAACCTCAATGTGAACTGGGGGCATGAGCCCGGTTACTGGGAGAGCTATCAGAACCACTACTTCCATCTCGATCCGCTCAATGCCTGGGTGTTTCGATCCACGGCCGGTGATGTGCTGGTTGCCTCGCGCTCCCCTTTGTGGCCCGAAGTTCTTGCCTCGGCCTATTACCGGGAATGGGTGGAGCCACAGGGTTTCGTGGACTGCATCGGCGCCACGCTCGAAAAATCGCCCTCCGGCGCCGCTGCGCTCGCCTGTGTTCGCCGGGAGGATGAGGGATTGGTGGACGACGCCTGTTCCTTCAGGATCGGCCTGATCCTCCCGCATTTTCGCCGCGCCTTGATGATCAGCAGATTGCTTGATCAGCACGATCTGCGCGTCGGCGACTTTGTCGAAGCCATGGATGCGCTCTCCACCTGTGTCTTCTTTCTCAATGCCGCCGGCGAGTTGGTACACTCAAACCAGAGCGGGCGAGAGATCCTCGCGGCCGGAGAACCGCTCTGCCTCGTCGGAAAGAGCCTGACAGCGACGGATCAGTCGTCACAGATCGACCTTCGGCAGGCTGTGCATTCCATGCTGGATTTCCGGCCAGAAAGTCGGCTTGAGCGCGTTGCTCTGACCATTTCGGGCGCCAACGGGGTGTCCTACGCAACCCATCTGTTGCCCTTAACCTCCGGCGCCCGCCGCCATATTGGCCTGGGCGCCGCAGCGGTCATCGCCGTCTTTGTTCGCGCAACCATCATCGACGTCACTTCCGCGGTCTCGGCGGCCGCAAAATTCTACAATTTCACCCCTGCCGAGGCGCGCGTCCTCGCCGAGATCGTCGATCATGGTGGGCTGGAAAATGTCGCCGGCAGGCTGGGCGTCAGCCGCCGCACCGTACAGACCCATCTCGAGCGTCTGTTCGAGAAGACCGGGAGCAAGCGGCAGGCAGATCTGGTCAAGCTCGTCGCGGGATATGAGAGCCCACTGCGCCCGCGCGCCTAA
- a CDS encoding GNAT family N-acetyltransferase: MKMPFVSLRPEIMRTHAMMLMDWLEDERVTRHLSDSPSVSRIIEQAMDRAQMPILTQLFNQGGRFFMVYDANDVPVGFVRLVKTDADCEIVLVIGDHASWGRRLGASALREGLKIAFLEMRARTVIAKIHKDNTRSRKAFERCGFVLGSETPALVSLSMSVGRYLRLLRTGAMAASGDIYITETDKARLESLIWIEQGPARVELEHEIERAIVVEPEAVARDVVTMNSRVVLHLDDDKTEVALVYPQDANDTAGKLSVLSEVGAAILGYREGGAVDRTISDRTRRIRIERVIYQPECAGDFHL; the protein is encoded by the coding sequence ATGAAAATGCCTTTCGTTTCGTTGCGTCCGGAAATCATGCGGACCCACGCAATGATGTTGATGGATTGGCTGGAGGATGAACGCGTCACCCGCCACCTCAGCGATTCCCCGAGCGTGTCGCGGATCATCGAACAGGCCATGGACCGGGCACAGATGCCGATCCTGACCCAGCTGTTCAATCAGGGCGGCCGCTTCTTCATGGTCTACGATGCCAATGACGTTCCGGTCGGCTTCGTGCGCCTCGTCAAGACCGATGCCGATTGTGAAATCGTCCTGGTCATCGGTGACCATGCCTCCTGGGGGCGCAGGCTCGGCGCCAGTGCGCTTCGCGAAGGGCTGAAGATCGCCTTTCTGGAAATGCGCGCCCGCACTGTCATCGCCAAGATCCACAAGGACAACACGCGCTCACGAAAGGCCTTCGAACGCTGCGGGTTTGTGCTCGGCAGCGAGACGCCCGCCCTCGTGTCGCTGTCGATGAGCGTCGGGCGCTATCTCCGCCTCCTCCGCACCGGCGCAATGGCGGCGTCAGGCGATATCTACATAACGGAGACGGACAAGGCCCGCCTCGAAAGCCTGATCTGGATTGAGCAGGGGCCGGCGCGTGTCGAGCTCGAACACGAGATTGAGCGGGCCATCGTGGTCGAGCCCGAGGCCGTGGCGCGGGATGTCGTGACCATGAATTCCCGGGTGGTCCTGCATCTGGACGACGACAAGACCGAAGTGGCCCTCGTCTACCCGCAGGACGCCAACGACACCGCTGGCAAACTCTCGGTGCTGTCCGAAGTCGGCGCGGCGATACTGGGTTATCGGGAGGGCGGCGCCGTCGACCGGACAATTTCGGACCGCACCCGTCGCATCCGCATCGAGAGGGTCATCTATCAGCCCGAATGCGCTGGAGATTTTCATCTCTAG
- the proX gene encoding glycine betaine/L-proline ABC transporter substrate-binding protein ProX: MFRLKTIPNRAVLMLASTVLSAPAHAQEQPGNGTEIIMAQPTWDTGWFYTEIYRQLLGELGYSIGDVLTLDNPAFYQSVGYGDVTLWVDGWFPIHNPYKSAFEGAAEIIPSVVSGGAIEGYLVDKATAEAMDITSLDDFKRDDVKAAFDRDGDGKADMVACPPGWGCELNIEHHMNAYDLNEHINLIKAGYPAAMADAVASYETGSPILFYTWTPNWTVNELVPGEDVVWINVPEVNLPADMADLAHAAIGEGIVGCVSDPCILGFPANTIDAVVNSAFLEDNPAVRALLENAEIPIADVYAQNAAMNAGDGDIEAQASAWIADNRETVDGWLDAARAAAR; the protein is encoded by the coding sequence ATGTTCCGTCTCAAGACAATTCCGAACCGCGCCGTCCTGATGCTGGCCTCCACGGTCCTGAGCGCTCCTGCCCATGCGCAGGAACAGCCCGGCAATGGCACAGAGATCATCATGGCGCAGCCGACCTGGGATACCGGCTGGTTCTATACCGAAATCTATCGCCAGCTCCTTGGGGAGCTCGGCTATTCCATCGGCGACGTGCTGACGCTCGACAATCCTGCCTTTTACCAATCGGTCGGCTATGGCGACGTGACGCTCTGGGTCGATGGCTGGTTCCCCATCCACAACCCCTATAAGAGCGCATTTGAAGGCGCCGCCGAGATCATCCCGTCCGTCGTCAGCGGTGGTGCCATTGAAGGCTATCTGGTCGACAAGGCCACTGCCGAGGCCATGGACATCACCTCGCTTGACGATTTCAAGCGCGATGACGTCAAGGCTGCATTCGACCGCGACGGCGATGGCAAGGCCGACATGGTTGCCTGCCCGCCCGGTTGGGGATGTGAACTGAACATCGAGCATCACATGAATGCTTATGATCTGAACGAGCACATCAATCTGATCAAGGCTGGCTATCCCGCGGCCATGGCCGATGCTGTTGCCTCTTATGAAACCGGCAGTCCCATCCTGTTCTATACCTGGACGCCCAACTGGACCGTGAACGAGCTGGTGCCGGGCGAGGATGTCGTCTGGATCAATGTGCCGGAAGTGAACTTGCCCGCAGACATGGCCGATCTGGCCCATGCCGCGATAGGCGAGGGGATCGTGGGTTGCGTCAGCGATCCCTGCATCCTGGGTTTCCCGGCCAACACCATCGATGCCGTGGTCAATTCGGCCTTCCTCGAGGACAATCCGGCCGTACGCGCCCTGCTTGAAAACGCCGAAATCCCGATTGCGGACGTCTACGCGCAAAACGCGGCGATGAATGCGGGCGATGGCGATATCGAAGCCCAGGCAAGCGCCTGGATCGCCGACAACCGCGAAACGGTCGATGGCTGGCTGGACGCCGCCCGCGCCGCCGCCCGATAA
- a CDS encoding proline/glycine betaine ABC transporter permease has product MSPSDYLVIPFDEWVNVFVRGWLVPNFRPFFRAVQLPISQVLNGLDAFFAFVPMLATTAIFALLAFRFAGRGMAIFTIVGFLFIDMIGLWAQTMTTLAMIITSVLFCAVIGIPLGILAARNDLTWKVLRPTLDVMQTIPSFVYLVPIVMLFGVGMAPGIIATVIFALPPIVRLTNLGIRNVRGDLIEAANAFGSTPLQTLVDVQLPLAMRTIMAGLNQTLMLALSMVVIAALIGAGGLGLVVNTGLGRLDVGQATAGGVGIVILAIVLDRITQGFGAEGNVPAVSLRQTLISMFRPGAAAPALNGKAA; this is encoded by the coding sequence ATGAGCCCGTCCGATTATCTCGTCATCCCATTCGACGAATGGGTGAATGTTTTTGTCCGCGGCTGGCTGGTGCCCAATTTCCGGCCCTTCTTTCGCGCCGTCCAGCTGCCCATTTCACAGGTCCTGAATGGGCTCGACGCCTTTTTCGCCTTCGTGCCCATGCTGGCGACGACAGCAATCTTTGCGCTGTTGGCGTTCAGGTTTGCCGGCCGCGGCATGGCCATCTTCACAATCGTCGGCTTCCTGTTCATCGACATGATCGGGCTCTGGGCCCAGACCATGACGACGCTGGCCATGATCATCACCTCGGTGCTGTTCTGTGCCGTGATCGGCATACCGCTCGGCATCCTGGCGGCGCGCAATGACCTGACCTGGAAAGTCCTGCGCCCGACGCTCGACGTGATGCAGACCATCCCGAGCTTTGTCTACCTCGTGCCCATCGTCATGCTCTTCGGCGTGGGCATGGCCCCTGGCATCATCGCCACCGTCATCTTCGCCCTGCCGCCCATCGTGCGCCTGACCAATCTGGGCATCCGCAATGTGCGGGGCGACCTGATCGAAGCCGCAAACGCCTTTGGCTCGACGCCCTTGCAGACCCTGGTCGACGTGCAATTGCCGCTGGCCATGCGCACCATCATGGCTGGCCTCAACCAGACCCTGATGCTGGCGCTCTCCATGGTGGTCATCGCGGCGCTGATCGGCGCGGGTGGGCTTGGGCTCGTGGTCAATACCGGCCTCGGTCGGCTCGACGTGGGTCAGGCGACCGCCGGCGGCGTCGGCATCGTGATCCTCGCCATCGTTCTCGATCGGATCACCCAGGGCTTCGGCGCCGAGGGCAATGTGCCGGCGGTTTCGCTGCGCCAGACACTGATTTCCATGTTCCGGCCGGGCGCTGCAGCGCCGGCCCTGAACGGAAAAGCGGCCTGA
- a CDS encoding glycine betaine/L-proline ABC transporter ATP-binding protein, with protein sequence MTAKLRVQKVFKIFGDQPNLALSLLREGQTKESIFQSSGQTIGVQEASFEVEEGQIFVVMGLSGSGKSTMVRMLNGLIRPTSGAILIDADDVASCSPAKLRDIRRNKVAMVFQHFALFPHRTILENAAYGLKIKGVPAAERNARALVALEQVGLGSWANSKPSDLSGGMQQRVGLARGLATDPEILLMDEPFGALDPLIRREMQDELLALQATLKKTIIFITHDLNEALLLGDRIAIMKDGRIVQIGTAQDIVSNPADDYVAAFVADIDRGRVFTAETVACEAAVMQLETDTAGDAVRHMEDQNRNSVYVMDGDQIAGVVTYQQAASADRDSGEADVQLADVMVTDFPTTDRDTQLSDLYGAASAGLPIAVTDEDNRLVGVVEPEAVFAQLSGDQAEPDKSGAAPEIQPEAAH encoded by the coding sequence ATGACAGCCAAATTAAGGGTCCAGAAGGTCTTCAAGATCTTTGGTGACCAACCCAATCTCGCCCTCTCCCTCCTGCGGGAAGGCCAGACCAAGGAGTCCATCTTTCAGTCGTCAGGGCAGACGATAGGGGTACAGGAGGCCAGCTTCGAAGTTGAAGAGGGCCAGATATTCGTGGTGATGGGCCTTTCGGGCTCGGGTAAATCTACCATGGTCCGCATGCTGAACGGACTTATTCGCCCCACCAGCGGCGCGATATTGATCGATGCCGACGATGTCGCCTCCTGCTCGCCCGCCAAGCTGCGGGACATCAGGCGCAACAAGGTGGCGATGGTCTTCCAGCACTTTGCGCTCTTTCCTCACCGCACCATCCTGGAAAACGCCGCTTATGGTCTCAAGATCAAGGGCGTGCCGGCGGCGGAGCGGAATGCCAGGGCCCTCGTGGCACTCGAGCAGGTGGGCCTCGGCTCCTGGGCCAACAGCAAGCCGTCCGATCTGTCTGGTGGCATGCAGCAGCGCGTGGGCCTGGCCCGCGGATTGGCGACCGATCCGGAAATCCTGCTGATGGACGAGCCTTTCGGCGCGCTCGACCCCCTGATCCGGCGCGAAATGCAGGACGAATTGCTGGCGCTGCAGGCAACGCTGAAAAAGACCATCATCTTCATCACCCACGATCTCAACGAGGCGCTTCTACTCGGCGACAGGATCGCCATCATGAAGGACGGTCGCATCGTCCAGATCGGCACCGCCCAGGACATCGTCTCCAATCCTGCCGATGACTATGTCGCCGCCTTTGTCGCCGATATCGACCGCGGCCGCGTGTTCACGGCCGAGACGGTGGCGTGCGAAGCGGCCGTCATGCAGCTCGAGACCGACACCGCCGGCGATGCGGTGCGGCACATGGAAGATCAGAACCGCAATTCGGTCTACGTCATGGATGGCGACCAGATCGCCGGCGTCGTGACCTACCAGCAGGCCGCATCGGCAGACCGCGACAGTGGCGAGGCGGACGTTCAGCTTGCCGATGTGATGGTCACCGATTTTCCGACGACCGATCGAGACACGCAATTGTCCGATCTCTATGGCGCTGCCAGCGCCGGCCTGCCTATCGCCGTGACCGACGAAGACAATCGCCTTGTCGGTGTGGTCGAGCCCGAGGCCGTGTTCGCGCAATTGTCCGGGGATCAGGCGGAGCCGGACAAATCAGGCGCTGCCCCAGAGATCCAGCCCGAGGCTGCCCACTAG